In a single window of the Olivibacter sp. SDN3 genome:
- a CDS encoding pitrilysin family protein: MDYQLINLPNGIRVLLKPVKSIVSHACILINSGSRDELPHQYGMAHFIEHLLFKKTERRNTNQILNRLELVGADLNAYTTKEYTCLHASFLKEHLMRVLDLFEDIVFHSVFPEEEMDKEKNVILDEIASYQDSPEDAIADDFEDVLFNGHALGHNILGTKESLTALNRQDVFDFLKQNYCTNEIVIAITGDYSYSRIERIATSIFGELPINTNERVRTDKLNYQTKRLALEKPIGQVHTTIGNIAYDTYHPNKTGLMVLNNLLGGMGMSSRLNLQIREKYGIAYTIESNYSPYTDTGIFSIYFGTDEEKSLRAAVLVQKELKRLREQKLGLIQLQQAKKKFVGQIALGEENRIGVLITMAKNLLDYNRVNSLEEVVEKVNAVSAQQILEIANEVFAPNDLTELSFVPEKE, translated from the coding sequence ATGGATTATCAACTTATTAATTTACCCAATGGTATCCGGGTTTTGCTCAAGCCTGTTAAAAGCATCGTTTCGCACGCATGTATCTTGATTAATTCAGGGTCACGGGATGAGTTGCCGCACCAGTACGGAATGGCACATTTTATTGAACACCTGTTGTTCAAAAAGACCGAACGTAGAAACACCAATCAGATCTTAAATAGGTTAGAGTTGGTTGGGGCAGACTTAAATGCCTATACAACCAAAGAATATACGTGCTTGCACGCGTCTTTTTTGAAAGAACATCTGATGCGTGTACTGGATTTGTTCGAGGATATCGTATTTCATTCGGTTTTTCCGGAAGAGGAAATGGACAAAGAGAAAAATGTTATCCTAGATGAGATCGCCTCTTATCAGGACAGCCCGGAGGATGCCATTGCGGATGATTTTGAGGATGTTCTTTTCAATGGCCACGCTTTAGGGCATAATATTTTAGGAACTAAAGAGAGCTTGACGGCTTTAAACCGACAGGACGTTTTTGATTTTTTAAAACAAAATTATTGTACCAATGAAATTGTTATAGCCATTACGGGAGATTATTCATATAGCAGAATAGAACGGATAGCTACCAGTATCTTTGGGGAATTGCCCATCAATACCAACGAACGTGTACGTACGGATAAACTCAATTATCAAACCAAGCGCTTGGCTTTGGAAAAGCCTATTGGGCAGGTACATACCACCATTGGAAATATTGCCTATGATACTTATCACCCTAATAAAACCGGCTTAATGGTACTGAATAACCTATTGGGTGGAATGGGGATGAGCTCACGGTTAAATCTGCAAATCAGGGAAAAATATGGTATTGCCTATACCATAGAATCTAATTATTCTCCCTATACGGATACGGGGATATTTTCTATTTACTTCGGCACTGACGAAGAGAAATCCCTACGGGCGGCCGTACTTGTCCAGAAGGAGTTGAAGAGACTGCGAGAGCAAAAGTTGGGGCTTATACAACTTCAACAGGCCAAAAAGAAGTTTGTCGGACAGATTGCCCTGGGAGAAGAAAACAGGATAGGCGTGCTGATAACCATGGCTAAAAATCTATTGGACTATAATAGAGTAAATAGTTTGGAAGAGGTTGTAGAGAAAGTTAATGCCGTAAGTGCCCAACAGATATTAGAAATAGCTAATGAGGTGTTTGCCCCCAACGATTTAACTGAACTCAGCTTTGTGCCGGAAAAAGAATAG
- the hflX gene encoding GTPase HflX, with protein sequence MAIKKYFDTAIKAEQAVLVGIITPNETEDQEKEYLEELAFLVETAGGETLQIFTQKMPKTDRATFVGSGKLDEIKAYVNAEEADMVVFDDELSPSQLRNIENELKVKILDRSNLILDIFANRAQTAQAKTQVELAQLQYLLPRLTRMWTHLERQKGGIGMRGPGETQIESDRRMILNKISLLKEKLKQIDKQNETQRKNRGQLIRVALVGYTNVGKSTIMNMLSKSEVFAENKLFATLDTTVRKVVIENLPFLLSDTVGFIRKLPHHLVECFKSTLDEVREADILVHVVDISHPNFEDHINTVNETLKDLGAIDKPVITVFNKIDAYKPSATDMQGGEGDDEQSPRAITIEDFSNSWMAKHRSPAVFISATGKDNIEAFKQILYDKIIKIHTARYPYNNLLY encoded by the coding sequence ATGGCCATTAAAAAATATTTTGATACCGCTATAAAAGCCGAACAGGCTGTTCTAGTAGGCATCATCACCCCTAACGAAACCGAAGATCAAGAAAAGGAATATTTGGAAGAATTAGCCTTCTTAGTTGAAACTGCCGGAGGAGAAACCTTACAAATATTCACTCAAAAGATGCCAAAAACAGACCGTGCGACCTTTGTTGGTAGTGGTAAGCTTGACGAGATAAAAGCTTACGTAAATGCTGAAGAAGCAGATATGGTGGTATTTGACGATGAGTTATCGCCTTCTCAGCTTCGAAATATAGAGAACGAATTAAAGGTCAAGATCCTAGATCGGAGTAATCTCATTTTAGATATTTTCGCAAACAGAGCTCAAACCGCACAAGCTAAAACGCAAGTAGAGTTAGCTCAGCTACAATACCTATTGCCAAGGCTAACCCGTATGTGGACCCATTTAGAACGACAAAAAGGAGGAATTGGTATGAGAGGTCCCGGTGAAACACAGATTGAAAGTGACCGCAGGATGATCTTAAATAAGATATCCTTATTAAAAGAGAAGCTCAAACAAATCGACAAGCAAAACGAAACGCAAAGGAAGAACCGCGGGCAACTCATTCGCGTCGCTTTAGTAGGCTATACCAATGTTGGAAAATCAACGATTATGAACATGTTGTCAAAATCTGAGGTATTTGCCGAAAATAAGCTTTTTGCAACACTCGACACTACCGTAAGAAAAGTAGTTATCGAGAATCTTCCATTTTTGTTATCAGACACGGTAGGATTTATTCGTAAGTTACCACATCATCTCGTAGAATGTTTCAAATCTACATTGGATGAAGTAAGAGAGGCAGACATCTTGGTACATGTAGTTGATATATCACATCCGAATTTTGAAGATCATATCAACACGGTCAATGAAACGTTAAAAGACCTCGGTGCTATCGATAAACCCGTCATAACCGTATTTAATAAAATCGACGCTTACAAACCCTCTGCTACGGATATGCAGGGTGGTGAAGGGGATGACGAACAATCTCCAAGGGCGATCACCATTGAGGATTTCAGCAATAGTTGGATGGCCAAACATCGCAGTCCAGCTGTTTTTATTTCGGCAACAGGAAAAGATAACATTGAAGCCTTTAAACAAATATTGTATGATAAAATAATTAAGATTCATACAGCCCGTTATCCTTATAACAATTTATTATATTAA
- the def gene encoding peptide deformylase yields MKLPIVAYGDPVLKRKAADIDRDYPELNVLIDNMFETMYAAHGVGIAAPQVGLSIRLFVIDASPFAEDDSPELKDFKKIFINAEIFQEEGDKWDFNEGCLSIPDIREDVSRPSTISIRYFDENWVAHEDTYTGLAARVIQHEYDHIEGKLFTDRLSVLRKAMLKSKLDAITKGQVKVDYKMKFPSTKKRK; encoded by the coding sequence ATGAAATTACCTATAGTAGCTTACGGAGACCCTGTTCTTAAACGAAAAGCCGCCGATATAGATCGAGATTACCCTGAATTGAATGTACTCATCGACAACATGTTTGAAACCATGTATGCAGCGCATGGTGTAGGTATAGCTGCGCCTCAGGTTGGATTATCCATAAGATTGTTTGTCATTGACGCGTCTCCTTTTGCTGAAGATGATTCTCCGGAGCTCAAAGATTTTAAGAAAATTTTTATCAACGCGGAGATTTTTCAGGAGGAAGGTGATAAGTGGGATTTTAATGAAGGCTGTTTAAGTATTCCTGACATAAGAGAGGATGTAAGTAGACCAAGCACCATCAGTATCCGTTATTTTGATGAAAATTGGGTAGCGCACGAAGATACGTATACTGGTTTAGCGGCTAGGGTAATACAACATGAATATGATCATATTGAGGGAAAATTGTTTACCGATAGATTAAGCGTGCTGCGTAAGGCTATGCTGAAATCTAAATTAGATGCCATAACTAAAGGGCAGGTGAAGGTCGACTATAAGATGAAATTTCCTTCAACTAAAAAAAGAAAATAG
- the recG gene encoding ATP-dependent DNA helicase RecG, with the protein MIEHSFHTPIEYLKGVGPQRADIIKKELNIFTFGDLISYYPFRYIDRTRFYKINQLQPDLPSVQVIGRLLHVETVGQKRAKRLVAQFKDETGTMELVWFQGIRWLEKGLKVGAVYIIFGKPTLFKGLLSMTHPEMELYNPTAKKTGNPSLQPVYRSTEKLKQFSLDSKGIQRLQENLITWAIKKVEENIPEYILKKHHLLEKGAALLSIHFPSNQQDLQAAQKRLKFEELFFIQLKLLKNKLLQTQKFKGHLFDRVGASFNLFYKDRLPFPLTNAQKRVLKEIRHDTHTGAQMNRLLQGDVGSGKTVVALMTMLLAVDNGCQACMMAPTEILAQQHYNNLAELLKDLPVSLKLLTGSTPKKERLLMHQSLESGDLNILVGTHALIEDVVKFKNLGIVVIDEQHRFGVEQRAKLWRKNAIPPHMLVMTATPIPRTLAMTLYGDLDVSVIDELPAGRKPIKTLHLFENSRLRMFGFMREEIAKGRQVYIVYPLIKESEKLDLMHLEAGIEALIREFPLPDFRISVVHGKMTPKDKEFEMQRFIKGETQLMVATTVIEVGVNVPNATVMIIENAERFGLSQLHQLRGRVGRGGEQSFCILMSSKKLSKEGKLRLETMVRTNDGFEIAETDLKLRGPGDIAGTQQSGILDLKLADLSTDQTILLEARNLVINIFKNDPNLAAPQNLLLRKYLFKQNPGISWEKIS; encoded by the coding sequence GTGATTGAGCATTCGTTTCATACTCCTATTGAATACCTAAAAGGCGTAGGACCGCAACGAGCTGATATAATAAAGAAAGAACTCAATATATTTACTTTCGGCGATCTCATCAGCTACTATCCTTTTCGCTATATAGACCGAACGCGCTTTTATAAGATCAATCAACTTCAGCCAGACCTTCCCTCAGTGCAGGTCATTGGCCGTTTACTGCATGTTGAGACGGTGGGACAAAAGCGAGCTAAAAGATTAGTTGCACAGTTCAAAGACGAAACCGGAACCATGGAACTTGTTTGGTTTCAGGGTATACGGTGGCTGGAAAAAGGACTAAAGGTTGGTGCTGTCTATATAATTTTTGGCAAACCGACCCTATTTAAAGGACTTCTTTCTATGACTCATCCGGAAATGGAACTTTACAACCCTACAGCAAAGAAAACCGGAAACCCTAGTTTACAGCCCGTTTACCGATCAACAGAAAAACTTAAGCAATTCTCATTAGATTCCAAAGGAATACAGCGCTTACAGGAGAACCTCATCACATGGGCCATAAAAAAAGTGGAAGAGAATATCCCTGAATATATATTAAAAAAACATCACTTACTTGAAAAGGGAGCAGCACTTCTAAGTATTCATTTTCCGTCTAACCAGCAAGACTTACAAGCTGCTCAGAAACGTCTGAAGTTTGAAGAACTGTTTTTTATTCAACTCAAACTCCTCAAGAATAAGCTTTTACAAACACAAAAATTCAAGGGGCATCTCTTCGATCGTGTAGGAGCCTCTTTTAATCTCTTCTATAAGGACCGTCTACCTTTTCCCTTAACAAACGCGCAGAAACGAGTGCTCAAAGAAATCAGACATGATACGCATACGGGTGCACAAATGAACCGTTTATTGCAAGGTGACGTCGGCAGCGGCAAAACCGTTGTAGCACTAATGACGATGCTTCTAGCAGTAGATAATGGGTGCCAAGCATGTATGATGGCTCCGACAGAGATTTTGGCACAGCAACACTATAATAACCTTGCCGAGTTGTTGAAAGATCTACCGGTGTCTTTAAAATTGCTGACTGGCTCCACTCCTAAGAAAGAGCGTCTATTAATGCATCAGAGCCTTGAAAGTGGTGATCTCAACATTTTGGTCGGCACTCATGCGCTTATTGAAGATGTCGTCAAGTTTAAAAACCTTGGGATAGTCGTTATAGATGAACAGCACCGCTTTGGTGTTGAACAACGAGCCAAATTATGGCGAAAAAATGCTATTCCTCCACATATGCTGGTTATGACTGCCACGCCGATCCCCCGCACCTTAGCGATGACGCTCTACGGCGATCTGGACGTTTCTGTTATTGATGAACTACCCGCCGGCAGAAAGCCGATCAAAACACTCCATCTATTTGAGAACAGCCGTTTACGGATGTTCGGCTTTATGCGGGAAGAAATTGCTAAAGGAAGGCAGGTATACATCGTTTACCCCTTAATAAAAGAAAGCGAAAAGCTAGACCTTATGCACCTCGAAGCCGGAATCGAAGCCCTTATAAGGGAGTTTCCCTTACCTGATTTCAGGATAAGTGTTGTGCATGGCAAGATGACTCCCAAAGACAAAGAATTTGAGATGCAGCGTTTCATTAAGGGTGAAACACAGCTAATGGTGGCCACAACAGTGATTGAGGTAGGTGTTAATGTACCGAATGCGACGGTTATGATCATCGAAAATGCTGAGCGATTTGGATTATCACAACTGCACCAGCTAAGGGGTCGGGTTGGTAGAGGTGGAGAGCAGTCTTTCTGTATTTTGATGTCGTCGAAAAAATTAAGCAAGGAAGGTAAACTACGGTTAGAAACGATGGTTCGTACCAATGACGGTTTCGAAATTGCTGAGACCGACTTGAAGCTTAGGGGGCCGGGAGACATCGCAGGAACCCAGCAAAGTGGCATATTAGACTTAAAACTCGCAGATCTAAGCACAGACCAAACGATTTTGCTAGAAGCGCGTAACTTAGTGATCAATATCTTCAAAAATGATCCAAATTTAGCTGCTCCGCAAAACCTATTATTGCGAAAATACTTATTCAAGCAAAACCCGGGTATCAGCTGGGAGAAAATATCATAA
- a CDS encoding trimeric intracellular cation channel family protein, with product MESLYIIDLVGVLVFAISGALAAADRDIDVFGAAFTGFVTAIGGGSLRDVFLNTRPVWVDDGNYLLAILAGVIIAITCRGLLNQLRRTLFLFDAIGISFFTIVGVQKSLAIDSHESAAVVLGMFSAVMGGVTRDTLMNETPLIFRKEVYATACLSGAVLFILLVRLGVNDNINAFVSASLIFLIRILSVRYKLSLPIVGG from the coding sequence ATGGAATCACTTTACATTATTGATTTGGTTGGCGTTCTAGTTTTTGCAATATCTGGAGCACTCGCTGCAGCCGATAGAGATATTGATGTATTTGGAGCCGCTTTCACCGGTTTTGTAACAGCTATTGGTGGGGGTAGTTTACGGGACGTATTTCTGAACACCCGACCGGTATGGGTTGACGACGGTAATTATCTGTTGGCAATTCTAGCCGGAGTTATAATAGCCATTACTTGTCGCGGGCTACTAAACCAGCTTCGACGCACGCTATTTCTTTTTGACGCTATTGGGATCAGTTTTTTCACAATTGTAGGAGTACAGAAATCGCTGGCTATTGACAGCCATGAAAGTGCTGCCGTTGTACTGGGAATGTTTTCGGCAGTAATGGGAGGCGTTACCCGCGATACACTAATGAATGAAACACCCCTTATCTTTAGAAAGGAGGTCTACGCCACAGCGTGCCTATCGGGAGCAGTACTTTTTATTTTACTGGTACGTTTAGGAGTCAACGATAATATCAACGCCTTTGTAAGTGCATCTTTGATTTTTTTGATTCGCATCTTGTCGGTTCGTTATAAATTATCGCTCCCTATTGTTGGCGGATAG
- a CDS encoding TonB-dependent receptor, with protein sequence MIIRKAFQTKQLYAILLTACLTITFIEPALTQTGKSVSGIVQDSTGLSVIAASVKLTSPSDTLQISTDVDGRFSFKNVKADSFNLTITSLGFRPVAQAFSFRKGENQLNLSPLVMDTEARLLDVVTVTGGTLITIKEDTVEYNAKDYRVRQNAMTEELIKKLDGVEVDKDGNVQAQGESVARVRINGKDYFGGDVKTATKNLPADIIEKIQVIDDYGDQANLTGNRTGDPEKILNITIAEENNHGTFGQFGAGLGNKPENMDDKHRYQVGGMFNSFTNSSQLSILGNLNNNNNEAFNFDTRGSGARRGPRRQGGPSFGNNTDGLTDSYSFGINYRKDFNDKLSTYGNYSYNHSDNTTLSTNEIEEIYPGQDALFTRDNSNTHNITNRHRFDWNLEYKPNDRSFFKLSPTFSLNNGHSNLDRQSLQTILASSDTIAVLQNINDDRNFDASYGISGLYNYKLNDKGRNIFMSFSLNSSKTEQDQDRISTSLSANAQNPDSVNFYLRQLVDIDNKGWNGGASVSYIEPLSERANLELAYDYNFADYDNNRMVDSVDRSGVVAPYTDLNNQFKYTFSTHRVGLTYRFRSEKINYSVGAAVMPTSLNGENVLGGMQVTSNRTGFYFIPVARFEYKASRTKSFTADYSGNASEPSFSQIQPVLDISNPQFLVRGNPDLNAQFNHSLRMRYRNFDFTSGNTFFAMLMANVIQDQIVSNRSTSYSEELGAIVQETNYINANGYYDVRGFYSYSKPFNNRSYVVSLRGGGNYTNNVSFTNSMENIAKNWVLQQSLDVQINPKDWLELRPGISYIFNTTSNTIQDSRNTNITTWAATWNSIITFAPGWVWGLDIAKTSNNGFGSSVEANPLIMNGYVEKQFFKAKNGMLRFSAFDVFNQQVNVNRSVTENRISDSRTNRLARYFMLSFTYRFQNFAGKSGGSFDDGERGRWEGGGRPGGRPGGF encoded by the coding sequence TGTGAAACTCACTTCTCCGTCAGATACGCTTCAGATAAGCACCGATGTAGACGGGAGATTTTCTTTTAAAAATGTCAAGGCTGACAGCTTTAATCTCACAATAACCAGTTTGGGGTTTAGACCTGTAGCTCAAGCTTTTTCGTTCCGAAAAGGTGAAAATCAGCTGAATCTGTCTCCACTGGTGATGGATACAGAGGCAAGGCTTTTGGATGTAGTAACGGTTACGGGTGGGACGTTGATTACGATTAAGGAAGACACCGTAGAATATAATGCGAAAGACTATAGGGTACGGCAGAATGCTATGACAGAAGAGTTAATCAAGAAGTTGGATGGTGTAGAGGTAGATAAAGATGGTAATGTCCAAGCTCAGGGAGAATCTGTAGCGCGAGTTCGGATTAATGGAAAGGATTACTTTGGGGGAGATGTGAAAACAGCAACAAAGAATCTTCCTGCAGACATCATTGAGAAAATTCAGGTTATAGATGATTATGGAGATCAGGCCAATTTAACGGGTAATAGAACAGGCGATCCGGAAAAAATTTTAAATATTACCATTGCCGAAGAAAATAATCACGGAACATTTGGCCAGTTTGGAGCAGGGTTGGGAAATAAGCCTGAGAATATGGACGATAAACATCGTTATCAAGTGGGGGGAATGTTCAATTCATTCACCAACTCCAGTCAGTTATCCATTTTGGGTAACTTAAATAATAATAATAACGAAGCATTTAACTTTGATACAAGGGGTAGCGGAGCGAGGCGCGGTCCCAGAAGACAGGGTGGACCCAGCTTTGGAAATAATACGGATGGTTTAACAGATTCTTATTCTTTTGGAATTAACTATAGAAAAGACTTCAATGATAAACTTTCGACCTATGGAAACTATAGTTATAACCATAGCGACAATACTACCCTTAGCACGAATGAAATCGAAGAAATTTACCCTGGGCAGGACGCTTTGTTCACTAGAGATAATAGTAACACGCATAATATAACCAATAGGCATCGTTTTGACTGGAATCTAGAATACAAACCAAATGACCGCAGTTTTTTTAAGTTATCTCCTACCTTTAGCCTGAATAACGGACACAGCAATTTAGATCGGCAATCTTTGCAGACGATATTGGCGTCGAGCGATACGATTGCTGTTTTACAGAATATAAACGATGATCGGAATTTTGATGCGAGCTATGGCATAAGTGGTTTGTATAATTATAAATTGAATGATAAAGGGCGAAATATTTTTATGAGTTTCTCCTTGAATTCCAGTAAAACGGAACAAGATCAAGACAGAATCTCGACAAGCTTGAGTGCAAATGCGCAAAATCCAGACAGCGTTAATTTCTATCTCAGACAACTGGTCGATATTGATAATAAAGGTTGGAATGGAGGAGCCTCGGTCTCCTATATCGAGCCACTTTCCGAGCGGGCGAATTTGGAGCTCGCTTATGACTATAATTTTGCCGATTATGATAATAATAGAATGGTTGATAGTGTAGACCGTTCTGGTGTCGTTGCTCCATATACCGATTTAAATAATCAGTTTAAGTACACGTTTTCTACGCATAGAGTAGGTCTTACTTACCGTTTCAGGTCGGAAAAAATAAATTATTCGGTAGGCGCGGCGGTGATGCCTACATCGCTTAATGGTGAAAATGTACTGGGAGGAATGCAAGTGACTTCTAATCGTACCGGCTTTTATTTTATACCTGTAGCTCGCTTTGAGTATAAAGCGTCAAGAACCAAGTCTTTTACGGCAGACTATTCGGGAAATGCATCGGAACCTAGCTTTTCTCAGATTCAACCCGTATTAGATATTTCTAACCCCCAGTTTTTAGTGCGTGGAAATCCTGATCTGAATGCCCAATTCAACCATAGTTTAAGAATGCGTTATCGAAACTTTGATTTTACAAGTGGCAATACTTTTTTTGCTATGTTAATGGCAAACGTTATTCAAGATCAGATCGTGAGCAACCGCTCCACTAGTTATTCGGAAGAACTTGGAGCCATTGTGCAGGAAACAAATTACATAAATGCCAACGGATATTATGATGTAAGGGGTTTTTATAGCTATTCCAAGCCTTTTAATAATAGAAGTTATGTGGTTTCCCTAAGGGGGGGAGGTAATTATACAAATAACGTTTCCTTTACTAATTCTATGGAAAATATAGCAAAGAACTGGGTGCTACAGCAAAGTTTAGACGTTCAGATTAATCCAAAAGACTGGTTGGAGTTGAGACCGGGGATCTCTTATATTTTTAATACAACCAGCAACACCATACAAGATTCGCGCAACACGAATATCACCACATGGGCCGCTACATGGAACAGCATCATAACCTTTGCACCGGGTTGGGTTTGGGGATTGGATATAGCGAAGACATCGAACAATGGTTTTGGAAGCTCAGTAGAAGCAAATCCTTTGATAATGAACGGATACGTGGAAAAACAGTTCTTCAAGGCGAAAAATGGAATGCTTAGGTTTTCAGCGTTTGATGTATTCAACCAACAAGTAAATGTTAATCGAAGTGTCACTGAAAACAGAATTTCCGATAGCCGAACGAACAGACTCGCGCGATATTTTATGCTATCCTTTACGTATAGGTTTCAAAACTTTGCTGGCAAGTCTGGAGGATCTTTTGACGACGGAGAACGTGGCCGTTGGGAAGGCGGGGGTAGGCCAGGTGGTCGTCCCGGGGGCTTTTAA
- the rbfA gene encoding 30S ribosome-binding factor RbfA: MATESKRQQRFASVIQQDLADIFQREGSVWAPDTLVTVTRVRVTPDLAIARIYLSFLNAKNTQLTIANIKSHAGEIRYKLGAKIKNQARIVPQLEFFVDDTNEYVEHMDKLFDKISKEPRQEED, translated from the coding sequence ATGGCCACAGAAAGTAAAAGACAACAGCGGTTTGCGAGCGTTATACAACAAGATTTAGCGGATATTTTTCAACGTGAAGGCAGTGTATGGGCGCCAGACACATTGGTAACAGTAACAAGGGTAAGGGTAACACCAGATTTGGCCATTGCCCGGATATACTTAAGTTTTCTTAACGCGAAGAACACGCAATTAACCATAGCCAACATTAAAAGTCATGCCGGCGAAATACGGTATAAACTGGGTGCTAAAATTAAGAATCAGGCGAGGATTGTTCCGCAATTGGAGTTCTTTGTAGACGACACCAATGAATATGTGGAACACATGGATAAATTGTTTGATAAAATCAGTAAAGAACCCAGGCAAGAGGAAGATTAG
- the aat gene encoding leucyl/phenylalanyl-tRNA--protein transferase, giving the protein MIFQLDRHEIWFPDPSLAEDDGLLALGGDLRTERLVMAYANGIFPWYSEETPILWYAPKQRFVLLPEELKISKNMRKFIRTSSYTITYDEAFADVIKNCASIPRPNQDDTWITPAMQSAYIELHAKGLASSVEIWHKEQLCGGLYGVICGKRKHIFCGESMFSIQPNTSKLALISLCLSKKFELIDCQIESEHLKSMGAKLISNKDYLNILNT; this is encoded by the coding sequence ATGATTTTCCAGTTGGATAGACATGAAATATGGTTTCCCGACCCATCACTTGCAGAAGATGATGGGTTGCTTGCTCTTGGAGGTGACCTTCGCACAGAGCGTTTGGTGATGGCTTACGCAAACGGTATTTTCCCGTGGTACAGCGAAGAGACTCCTATCTTATGGTATGCACCTAAACAGCGCTTCGTGCTGCTTCCGGAAGAATTAAAAATCAGCAAGAATATGCGTAAGTTTATTCGCACTTCGAGCTATACGATTACCTATGACGAAGCATTTGCAGATGTTATCAAAAACTGCGCAAGCATACCGCGTCCTAATCAAGACGACACTTGGATTACGCCTGCTATGCAAAGTGCATATATCGAACTTCATGCAAAAGGTTTAGCTTCTTCCGTCGAAATATGGCATAAAGAGCAGCTATGCGGTGGATTATATGGGGTTATTTGTGGAAAGCGAAAACATATTTTCTGTGGGGAAAGTATGTTTTCTATCCAGCCAAACACTAGTAAACTAGCCTTAATATCACTTTGTTTGTCAAAAAAGTTTGAGCTTATCGATTGTCAAATAGAAAGTGAGCACCTAAAATCGATGGGAGCGAAGCTAATTAGCAACAAGGATTATTTAAACATTTTAAATACCTGA